TTAAGCTGGAATAAAACGGCTAAAACGTCACTAGCAGGGTACGCATCGCACAATCCTCAATCCATTCCACAGCACAATACCAATATTTTGTCGCTGCCAACGGAAGCAACTGAGTAGTAACGAATCGAACAAAAAACTACAAACTTGCTGAACAAAGAATGACCAAGCGCACGTTAGACATAAATGACATGGGTTTTAATTCAGCAAGTAGCTTATTATGGAGTAGTTGGTGGGAGTACAGAACAGCATGGTATCAGGCGACATCGCTTAAGTAACGGCATTCAACTCTGAACGCAACGTCGCAACTACGCGTTCGGTCTGTCAAAGGCTAGACGACTGAACTAACTCTGCCCCGCGTGAAAGATGACAAGGCCAGCAATATTAAAAGTCGAGAGTGACGCCCGTGAGCAGCGTGAAATCCCCTTTTCAAAGGAATAAGTTGACTGTTTTGAAGAAACCGTTATTTCGGGATAAGCCTAAGAGCGACGCTCTCACCTGTTCATCTTTCTCTGTGATTTCGGCATTTGCAGAGCATCCTGCGCCTTGACTGTCATCAGTGGCCATGGCTTTACCAATGGTAAGCGAAAGCTACAGAGAACTCGGCAAAACAAAGTCTTGCGGCTATGGGAACGCAAGCGGTTGGACCGACGAACGGCGATAACGGCTGGGCAGCTGCTTCCTGGCTTCTTCTTCTACTTTACGACTTTGAATCGTGCCAGTTAACGAGGCAGGCAGCCAGAGAGAGCCGGTAACACGTGACCAAAATACATTGTTTGAGAAcatgcaaaatttatttgttATAAAAGCAGAATATGTAATAAACATAGTAATAGTCCATTACAAACTTACTGTTAAGTGTATGAGCTGAGGTTAAGCTATGTAGTTAAGCCATAGACCGCAGAAAGCACAACCACCGCTCAAGTTTGTAGGCAATTTTGTGGCGTGATCAGCAACATTGAAGCACTCCTCAAACGCCCGCGCACGTGTTCGTGCAGATAGAGGAGGCACTGGTACAGTAGCACTGGTTCGTGCAATGCCTCTGGTTCGTGTTATGTCAACGGTGTAAGAATAACCGTGGTTATGCCTTTTAGCTGTTCCATGTAGGAGATGGTTTTCACTTAGCTTTTCCTTTTTCACTGTGACTGCAGAATGGCTCCCTGCAACTAGTAAGCCGCCGTGCGCTATTGCGCTCTGTCGTCAGATAAGgttctgaggaaaaaaaaaaaagaaaaaacgataATGCCAAAGGCACCGAAGGCACGGAAAAAGCTCCTGCTAGCTGCACCGGTCTCGATGCGATGGCCGACAGTTGACGACGAGTGTCGCTCTCGGCTACTGGAACGCTTCCGAAACATGACTGGGAGCTGGGATTCGAAGACGCAGCCCcacctcgtactgggacttaacGCTACTGCTCGAGCTCTTGAACAGGCCCGACTGTCAGCGCTGCTATTGAACTCTTCGGCGGATCCCCCAAGGCTCGTGCATGGACTCATCAGGCTGGCACGAAACAAAAATACAGCCGTACTCTGCGTCAGCGAGCTTCAGGAGTGGGTGCCCGGCCTAGGTTCTTTGCTGGCGTTGGGACTGCGGCGAACGGCACCTGCTTCGAAATCAGTTGACGATTTCTTGAACTCGGTGCGACTGAATGCCGGTACTTATTCCGAAAAGGCGTTTGGAAATGGCAGCACTGTGGAATCAAAGGATGGAAATGAAATGGTAGGCGAGACTGCAGTAACATCCACAGCCTCTGAGCCCAGGGATACAGAGCCGGCTATAAGTGCGAAGAGAAGAACGGGTGAAAGCAAGAGTAGTGAGCCGTTCTCGGAAGAAGCAGCGGAAACTGACTGTGCGAAAACTAAAGACTCGCCTGAAGCACAGGTCGAAATATTACATTCAGAAATCTGCGCCACTAAAGATAGACTGGCAGCATCAGTTTCTGTAGACATCGAGCTTTCCGAAGACGGCGGTTTAGGATTTCCTGACTATGAATGGGATTGTGGCAGCCTAGTTGAGGTAATTGAATCGCCTTCCTGTGCACCACAAATGACAAAATCAGTTGGTGTGCATTCTGCTCACCAAGCGTCATGTTTAGTCAAAGCTAACATCAAGCAAGT
This genomic stretch from Dermacentor silvarum isolate Dsil-2018 chromosome 2, BIME_Dsil_1.4, whole genome shotgun sequence harbors:
- the LOC119442234 gene encoding uncharacterized protein LOC119442234, which encodes MPKAPKARKKLLLAAPVSMRWPTVDDECRSRLLERFRNMTGSWDSKTQPHLVLGLNATARALEQARLSALLLNSSADPPRLVHGLIRLARNKNTAVLCVSELQEWVPGLGSLLALGLRRTAPASKSVDDFLNSVRLNAGTYSEKAFGNGSTVESKDGNEMVGETAVTSTASEPRDTEPAISAKRRTGESKSSEPFSEEAAETDCAKTKDSPEAQVEILHSEICATKDRLAASVSVDIELSEDGGLGFPDYEWDCGSLVEVIESPSCAPQMTKSVGVHSAHQASCLVKANIKQVFSKGKLKTKKKRGVPKAIK